In one Alphaproteobacteria bacterium SS10 genomic region, the following are encoded:
- the ykgO gene encoding type B 50S ribosomal protein L36 gives MRVANSLKTLKKRDKNCRVIRRKGRVYVINKKNPRFKARQG, from the coding sequence ATGCGTGTTGCAAACTCGCTCAAGACGCTGAAAAAGCGTGACAAAAACTGCCGTGTGATCCGCCGTAAGGGCCGGGTCTACGTCATCAACAAAAAGAACCCACGCTTCAAGGCGCGTCAGGGTTAA